From Apium graveolens cultivar Ventura chromosome 9, ASM990537v1, whole genome shotgun sequence, the proteins below share one genomic window:
- the LOC141683900 gene encoding uncharacterized protein LOC141683900: MAIQRLISQTPKITPRLSTQLQFSTTHFLKSNESKSTPLSNSFLVENILLCLKQGTLSSHTNYLFQLNPCLYITVLDRCSPNLQMGHHFVDLIGRYHPKFKHSSSSLSAAVYVLFRSRRVSDAQALILRMVRKSGVSRAEIVDCVVLGFRSFGFGCLGVFDLLVKSYVQAMKLREGVEAFGLIRERGFCVSINVCNSLIGGLVKVGWFDLAWEVYRGFVASGIESNVFTLNIMVNALCKDRKIGDVKAFLVEMGKKGVYADLVTYNTLINGYCRQGMVEEALGLTKTMRDQGLKPCLLTYNAILNGMCRIGRFDRAKETLSEMVNVGVSPDTATYNTLLAECCRKDYLPTAQVIFGKILQENLVPDLFSYSSMIALYSRNGHLDRALACFEDMKRCGLVPDHVIYTIIIGAYCRNGVMSEAMKLRDEMVERGCAIDLVTYNTLLNGLCREKMLAEAENLFNEMMERGVFPDFYIFTTLIDGYCKNRNMNKAVNLFESMLQRNLKPDVVMYNALIDGFCKEGDLERASGLWNDMITKSLFPNYMTYSILINGFCSNGEVSKALRFWDEMAEKGIEPTIVTCNTVIKGFCKTGDSAKADEFLSGMIFKGISPDQITYNTLVHGFIREENMDKALDFVSRMENQGLLPDRYTYNVIMDCFSREGRMHDANLIYRKMIDRGVNPDRSTFICLINGYVTQDNLKEAFRFHDEMLQRGFVPDDKF, translated from the coding sequence ATGGCAATTCAACGTCTCATCTCTCAAACACCCAAAATAACGCCACGATTATCAACCCAATTACAATTTTCAACAACCCATTTTCTTAAATCAAATGAATCAAAAAGCACACCACTATCGAACTCTTTCTTGGTTGAAAACATTTTGTTGTGTTTAAAACAAGGTACTCTCAGTTCTCACACTAACTATTTATTTCAGTTAAACCCATGTTTATATATCACTGTTCTTGATCGTTGTAGTCCTAATTTGCAAATGGGTCATCATTTTGTTGATTTAATTGGTAGATATCATCCTAAGTTTAAACATTCCTCAAGTTCTTTAAGTGCTGCTGTGTATGTTTTGTTTAGGAGTCGTAGAGTTTCCGATGCGCAAGCTTTGATTTTGAGAATGGTGAGGAAGAGTGGCGTTTCGAGAGCTGAGATTGTAGATTGTGTTGTTTTAGGGTTTAGGAGTTTTGGGTTTGGGTGTTTAGGGGTTTTTGATTTGTTGGTTAAGAGTTATGTGCAAGCTATGAAGTTACGGGAGGGAGTTGAGGCGTTCGGGTTGATTAGGGAGAGGGGTTTTTGTGTTTCGATTAATGTGTGTAATAGTTTGATTGGTGGGCTTGTGAAGGTTGGGTGGTTTGATTTAGCGTGGGAGGTTTATAGGGGGTTCGTTGCGAGTGGGATTGAGAGTAATGTGTTTACGTTGAATATTATGGTTAATGCGTTGTGTAAGGATAGAAAAATTGGTGATGTGAAGGCGTTTTTGGTGGAAATGGGAAAGAAGGGGGTTTATGCGGATTTGGTTACGTATAATACGCTGATTAATGGGTATTGTCGTCAAGGTATGGTAGAAGAAGCTTTGGGATTGACGAAAACCATGAGGGATCAGGGTTTGAAACCGTGTTTATTGACTTATAATGCTATTTTAAATGGTATGTGTAGGATAGGAAGATTTGATAGAGCAAAGGAGACTTTGAGTGAGATGGTTAATGTTGGAGTTAGTCCCGATACAGCTACTTATAATACATTGCTTGCTGAATGTTGTAGAAAAGATTATCTGCCTACAGCCCAAGTGATTTTCGGTAAAATATTGCAGGAGAATCTTGTTCCTGATTTATTTAGTTATAGCTCGATGATTGCATTGTATTCAAGAAATGGACATCTTGATCGAGCATTAGCATGTTTTGAAGACATGAAAAGGTGTGGATTGGTACCGGATCATGTGATTTATACTATCATTATTGGTGCATATTGTAGGAATGGAGTTATGTCAGAGGCTATGAAGCTGAGGGATGAAATGGTGGAAAGAGGTTGCGCCATAGATTTAGTTACCTACAATACTCTTCTGAATGGTTTGTGCAGAGAAAAGATGCTAGCTGAAGCTGAAAATCTTTTCAATGAGATGATGGAAAGGGGTGTATTTCCAGATTTTTACATTTTCACCACTTTAATAGATGGATATTGCAAGAACAGAAATATGAATAAAGCCGTAAATTTGTTTGAATCAATGCTTCAACGAAATCTTAAGCCAGATGTTGTGATGTACAATGCTTTGATTGATGGATTTTGCAAAGAAGGTGACTTGGAAAGAGCTAGTGGCTTATGGAATGATATGATTACAAAGAGTTTATTTCCTAATTATATGACTTACAGTATTCTGATTAATGGATTTTGTAGCAATGGTGAGGTATCAAAAGCATTAAGATTTTGGGATGAGATGGCTGAAAAGGGTATTGAACCAACCATTGTGACTTGTAACACCGTAATAAAAGGTTTCTGTAAGACAGGGGATTCGGCAAAAGCAGATGAGTTTCTAAGTGGCATGATTTTTAAAGGTATTTCCCCCGACCAGATTACGTATAACACGCTCGTACATGGATTTATAAGGGAAGAAAATATGGATAAAGCTTTGGACTTTGTTAGTAGAATGGAAAATCAAGGGCTATTACCTGACAGATATACATACAATGTGATTATGGACTGTTTTTCCCGGGAAGGTCGAATGCATGACGCTAATCTGATATACAGGAAGATGATCGACAGGGGTGTAAATCCTGACAGATCCACATTTATATGTCTGATAAATGGATATGTTACGCAAGACAATTTAAAAGAGGCATTTAGGTTCCATGATGAAATGCTGCAGAGGGGTTTTGTGCCGGATGATAAATTTTGA
- the LOC141685784 gene encoding uncharacterized protein LOC141685784 codes for MVTEAAMMKEFIDTPDEPQGRGSRPGKSSNHPRKRLSRGKNLMADYFVDRPIFNEDDFRRRYRMRPHVFNRIMTALCTQDSYWHQKTDAIRLLGLLPEQKMTVALRMLAYGAAADQCAEICRMGESTTLECMKIFCQQVEGLFGEEYLRAPTPADLRRLLTRGEQRGFPEAVASYDTWVWHAFFVVPGAQNDINVLGQSPVFDKVIGGDSPRVVFHVNGKRYNNAYYLADGIYPRYSIFVKTISNPATQSQKLFAKKQEAYRKDVERCFGILQSRWGILRHGARMHKPSTLRSIMMTCIILHNMIVEDEFVEEEFVETVEEDLMNPTASQVYDGPVDCNGVRIPFAPVQRDGRNQQAFWDRIENLESAYIHTMLQNNLVEHNWKIEANH; via the exons ATGGTGACCGAAGCGGCGATGATGAAGGAGTTCATCGATACCCCAGATGAACCACAAGGGCGAGGCTCAAGACCTGGAAAATCTTCTAATCATCCTAGAAAAAGGCTATCAAGAGGAAAAAATCTCATGGCAGATTATTTCGTTGATCGTCCAATATTCAATGAGGATGATTTTCGTCGGAGGTATCGAATGCGGCCTCATGTTTTCAATCGCATCATGACCGCTCTTTGTACTCAAGATTCCTATTGGCATCAAAAAACAGATGCAATTAGATTATTAGGGTTGTTACCAGAACAAAAAATGACTGTTGCACTACGAATGCTAGCTTATGGTGCAGCGGCTGATCAATGTGCCGAAATATGTCGAATGGGAGAATCAACCACACTTGAGTGTATGAAAATATTTTGTCAACAAGTGGAAGGGCTCTTTGGTGAAGAGTACCTTCGTGCTCCGACACCAGCAGATTTACGAAGGCTTTTAACAAGGGGGGAACAAAGGGGATTTCCAG AGGCAGTCGCTTCCTATGACACTTGGGTGTGGCACGCTTTTTTCGTTGTGCCTGGAGCTCAAAATGATATAAACGTTCTTGGTCAGTCTCCCGTGTTTGATAAGGTCATCGGAGGAGATAGTCCAAGGGTAGTATTTCACGTCAATGGCAAAAGATACAACAACGCTTATTATCTTGCTGATGGAATCTATCCTAGATATTCAATATTTGTAAAAACTATATCAAACCCTGCCACTCAATCACAAAAATTGTTTGCTAAGAAGCAAGAGGCGTATCGTAAAGATGTTGAGAGATGTTTCGGTATCTTACAATCTCGATGGGGTATTCTTCGTCACGGTGCTCGAATGCACAAGCCTTCAACACTTAGAAGCATCATGATGACTTGCATCATATTGCATAACATGATAGTTGAGGATGAATTTGTGGAAGAAGAATTTGTAGAAACGGTAGAAGAAGATCTAATGAATCCAACAGCGTCACAGGTTTATGATGGGCCGGTAGATTGTAATGGAGTTCGAATTCCTTTTGCACCAGTACAAAGGGATGGAAGAAATCAACAAGCATTTTGGGATCGTATTGAGAACTTAGAATCGGCTTATATCCATACAATGCTTCAAAATAATTTGGTAGAACACAACTGGAAAATAGAAGCCAATCATTAG